GGAGCGGAGTGGCTCGACAGAGGCGCGAGCCATCTCGCCGTGTATCCGCTCGAGGCCGCCATCGCGACGGGTGACGTCCGCCGGGCTGTGCTCGCCTTCTTCCAGAGCGCCTACCTGGCGGGTGCCGAGCTGGCAGGTTGGGACATTGCGCGGTACGCGTGCGACGACGGGGTGACCGACCCGCTTCTCTCTCGCTGACGGGTCACTCAGCGAGGTTGGTCAGGCGAGGGCGCTGAGAACTCTGAGGGTCTGCGTGTAGGTAGCGTGCGGGTAGAGCGTGACGGCAGAAAGCTCCTTCAGGCGCTCAGGGAGCGGTTCGATGGCGTCGGCGACAACGAACTGGAGCAGGCTGGCGATCTGGAGAGCGAAGTCCCGCAGGTGGCCTTCGGCGACTCCCGCGTCGGCTTCGAGGTGTCGAATGCTATCGCCGTTAAAGGTGCCCAGAGTGTTCGCACCGCCAACGGCGAAGGCGAGCTCGACATTGTCGAAGACGGAAGGGTCGTGAGCGAGGACTTGCTCTCGCTGTTTGAACGGTAGCGAACTGTTGAGGTCGTAAAAGGGGGCGAGCACGCTGCGTCCCCGTACATGGCTCAGAGAGTAGTTCTTGGAGTGCCCATCGTTGTGTCCGATGATCCACGAGAAAACGTGCAGCTTCGCGAACCGCTCTTTGGCAGTCTTGGCGTCGCTGGCGCTGAGGTTGCGGTCGAAGACGGTGAAAATGTCGCGGTAGCCAGGGCCGCCATCGGCTTCATACTTCTGGACGCGCGGCGTCCCAGTGGCTTGCGCGAGGTCTTCCTGGTGGAGTCGGCGAATTGTGCCGCGGTCGTCGAAGCGGTCAAAGCGCTCAACGACGAGGACGTGCTCGCCGTCGAATTCGGCGATTGCGGATGCGGCCGCGTCTATCCCGAGCAGCCGCGCGACCTGAAGCGTGATGTGCTCCGTGACGTCGGAGCCGTGCAGCGCTTGGATGCCCGGCTTGAAGATGTGTGTCGATGGCTGGCGCCCGGAGGGCTCGAACCACTGTTCGTCGCGGAGGGTGAGCGCGAACTTGCCCTGAGCGCCGCCGAGCGAAAACCCCTCTTCGACGGCGCGATTCTGTAGCCAGTCGGAGTCGTCTTGGCGGATTTGCCTGATCCGGTCGCCGATCTCCTTGTCGGTCAGTGGCGTCAGGTTCTCCTCCTGCCTCGGTGATGTGCCCGCGGCGTAGAACTCAAGCGCGCCAGCGACATCCGCGCCGTAGACGGAGAGCAAGTCGAAGGTGCTGTCGCTGGTGAGCTGTGCTCCCTGCGCCCAGCGGGAACGGACATCAGCGCGGTCGGGTAGGAGATTGTCGAGGAACCGCTTCGTGTCGTCGTTACCGAACGGAGTATTGACGACGGGGAGTGTCACGGAGATGGGGACGGGGTCGTCCGACTCGATGTACTCGGGCAGGTAGCGCAGTTGCAGGTTGTCGCCTCGCCGGGTGACCCTGGCGACGTGTGCGTCGTAGAGGTAAACGTCGAGGGCGCGGATCACGAGAGACCCTCTGTACTGTCCGGGCCACCTTCCTGCGGCTCGGCGGTGGCCCGGAAGTCGCCTTCCGCCCGCGATTGGCCACTCAGAACGGAGCCGGGGATGGCAAGCGCACGCGAGTCGATCCGCGGTGTGATGCGTCTGTTGAGCGCGTCGACCGCGGCCTGAGCGGCATCCCACGGGGCGACTGCTGCGGGAGCGGTGGTGTCGCGATCCGTAGTGGCGTTCAGATGGACGCCGAGGTGGTCGAGGATAAGCAGTACCGTGTCGAAGGACGTGCCACCGTTGCCGCGTTCGACGCGCGCGAGGGACTGGCGGGTGATGCCCACTGCGTCCGCGATGTCCTGCTGTGTGAGGTTACGCCGGACGCGGGCATTTTTGATCAGGCGGGCAAGGTCTGAGGGCGTCTGCACCTTCACGTTGACACCTCCATCTGATGTTCAAAAATTCGCACACCGGTCGTGTGTTATATAAATCTACCTTATCCTAGATGGTAGCTAAATAGAACATCCTGAGCTGTCCAAAAATCCGACATCGTACGCGGACGTCAATGGTCTCCCGCTAACACAACAACGGCCGCCGCGATGGGGGATCGCGACGGCCGCTGCCGTGTTATTACAGCGTTAGCACGAGGTGAGTGCGAACACCTCCGGAGTGAGCGATGCCTCTCCTCCCAGGAGTGTCACGTGTGTGACGCCGAGGGTGTCGAGGTCGTCGAGCACGCCCGCGGTGACGCATGTGCCAGGCACCACGTAGAGCGGAGCTCCCGCGGCGGCGGCCCACGCGGAGCCTGCCAGCGCGTCGGGGAAGTTCAGCCCCGTCGCGATGAGCGCGTGCTCTGCGCTGTCGAATGCGTCACTGTTGATGGCTCGTGCAGCCTCGTAGCGGTTGGCGCCGCCGAGGCGCACGGTCTCACCGATCGCTTCGAGGTCGGTGAGGATGCCCGCCGTGACGGATGCCTCACCACCGAGCACTCGGATGTCGGTCGTGCCGAGCCCCTCGAGGAGGTCTGCGGTCGCGTCATCCAGAGTGCTGGCCGAACCACCAACGAGGATCACAGGTGCATCCTTCGTTCCTGCGGCACCACCGGCGGCCAACGCGTCGGGGAACTTCTCCCCCGTCGCGATGTAGGCGAACGGGACATCGTCACCGAACGCGTACTCCGCGAGGTTTCGCGAGACTTCGAAGCGGTTTGCTCCGGCGACCCGGTCGATCTCGTCGGCCTTCGCGGTGAGGGTGAAGTACACGTCGGCATTCACCGATGCGGTACCTCCCACCACAACGATCCGCTCGGGGTCGAGCCTGTCGAGCTCGGCCGCAACCACGGCGGGCACCTCGTTGGGACGCACCAGCAGGAGCGGACCGCCCTCGTTCGCGGCTGCCGGACCCGCCGACAGGGCGTCCGGGTAGTTCTCGCCGCTCGCGACGTAGACGACGGGGGCGCCGTCCGGGTAGGCCTCCTGCGAGATGTTCACCGCGACCTCGTACCGGTTGGCACCGGCGATACGGTCGACCACGATGTCACCCGGCTGAGGCTCGTCGGCCGAGAATTCCCACGTGTCGAGCTCGAAGAGGTCGCCCGCGGGGCCCGAGTAGGTGAAGTACACGTCGTGCACTCCGACTGCCCCGGTGAGGCTTGCGGTGAGCTCCGTCCACTCGCCGGTCGTTCCGCTCACGGGGAGCGTGGCGAGCACGGTGCCCGTGTTGCTTCCCGCACGAACCTGGATCTGTCCGCCAGCCTGCAGCGGCTTCACCTTGACCGTCACCGACGCGGCACCCTCGGTGCCGAAGTCGACAGCGGAGAGCGCCGTCCAGTCACCGTTGTCGATGTCCTTGACGATGAGGTTGGGTGTTCCGTTGCCGAACTGCGTCGAGACGCCGCTGACCTTCTCCGTCGCGATTCCCTTCGACCATCCGAAGGTCTCCGCCTCGAAGACGCGGAACGGGTCGAAGTTGCGCACCTGGTCGGCACCAGCGTAGGTGCCGACAACCTGCTGCACGGTGCCGTCCTCGTTGAAGTTCAGCTCCTGGATGTGCGGGCTGCGGTATCCCTGAGTGGTGTCTCCGGTGATGCGCTTGTTGAGCGTGGGCGCGTGGTACGTGAAGTAGTACTTGCCCTCGAACTCGAACACCGACTGGTGGTTGTTGCCGCCCGTGCCCGCTCCGAAGAACTGGGACTGGTTCGGGAACATGACACCCGCGTACTCTGCCGCCGTCCACACGGTCGGGTCATCCGACATCA
This genomic window from Antiquaquibacter oligotrophicus contains:
- a CDS encoding HipA domain-containing protein, with product MIRALDVYLYDAHVARVTRRGDNLQLRYLPEYIESDDPVPISVTLPVVNTPFGNDDTKRFLDNLLPDRADVRSRWAQGAQLTSDSTFDLLSVYGADVAGALEFYAAGTSPRQEENLTPLTDKEIGDRIRQIRQDDSDWLQNRAVEEGFSLGGAQGKFALTLRDEQWFEPSGRQPSTHIFKPGIQALHGSDVTEHITLQVARLLGIDAAASAIAEFDGEHVLVVERFDRFDDRGTIRRLHQEDLAQATGTPRVQKYEADGGPGYRDIFTVFDRNLSASDAKTAKERFAKLHVFSWIIGHNDGHSKNYSLSHVRGRSVLAPFYDLNSSLPFKQREQVLAHDPSVFDNVELAFAVGGANTLGTFNGDSIRHLEADAGVAEGHLRDFALQIASLLQFVVADAIEPLPERLKELSAVTLYPHATYTQTLRVLSALA
- a CDS encoding helix-turn-helix transcriptional regulator produces the protein MKVQTPSDLARLIKNARVRRNLTQQDIADAVGITRQSLARVERGNGGTSFDTVLLILDHLGVHLNATTDRDTTAPAAVAPWDAAQAAVDALNRRITPRIDSRALAIPGSVLSGQSRAEGDFRATAEPQEGGPDSTEGLS
- a CDS encoding cell wall-binding repeat-containing protein encodes the protein MSTRALVTAALVALMSTTFAATASQAADEELIVNGGFESGLTGWFVNNGNASDGAALSLTTDAFSGSNAVLTTGRQTTGSGPMQDLSGKVTAGGTYTIKARIKYTNPNSPATKQFFATMHYGGSTYTNLGTVTPARGQWGYINTTFTIPANQSVATARLFLETPWTQTPSTAPDTHLMDFIVDDVSLVGTAPPPPPTPGSKTIEVVGKLPGDHNPLIGHKFGADGFGYAENGRVYMFMTNDTQGYAPDANTGISPGINYGNINQITLISSEDMVNWVDHGEIQVAGPQGIAPYTNNSWAPGFAKKTINGVDKYFLYYANGGGSSNVIVGDSPLGPWTNVRSSTLINGSTPGAAGVSWLFDPAPFVDDDGEEYLYFGGGPASTSFPASERFNNPKNIRGIGLASDMVNTEGTAFVVDAPVAFEAAHVFKREDKYYLSYSSHFGGNDFGGNQTPLPGYPGGGQIGYMMSDDPTVWTAAEYAGVMFPNQSQFFGAGTGGNNHQSVFEFEGKYYFTYHAPTLNKRITGDTTQGYRSPHIQELNFNEDGTVQQVVGTYAGADQVRNFDPFRVFEAETFGWSKGIATEKVSGVSTQFGNGTPNLIVKDIDNGDWTALSAVDFGTEGAASVTVKVKPLQAGGQIQVRAGSNTGTVLATLPVSGTTGEWTELTASLTGAVGVHDVYFTYSGPAGDLFELDTWEFSADEPQPGDIVVDRIAGANRYEVAVNISQEAYPDGAPVVYVASGENYPDALSAGPAAANEGGPLLLVRPNEVPAVVAAELDRLDPERIVVVGGTASVNADVYFTLTAKADEIDRVAGANRFEVSRNLAEYAFGDDVPFAYIATGEKFPDALAAGGAAGTKDAPVILVGGSASTLDDATADLLEGLGTTDIRVLGGEASVTAGILTDLEAIGETVRLGGANRYEAARAINSDAFDSAEHALIATGLNFPDALAGSAWAAAAGAPLYVVPGTCVTAGVLDDLDTLGVTHVTLLGGEASLTPEVFALTSC